In Hasllibacter sp. MH4015, the following proteins share a genomic window:
- a CDS encoding RidA family protein, protein MSGQFEARLAEMGVSLPESMAPAANYVPFVQVGDTLYVSGQISMENGQMMTGKVGADLSVEDGAAAARVCAINLLSQVKVACGGDLDKLVRVVKLTGFVNSTPDFGDQPKVINGCSDFLVEALGDAGRHSRSAVSAGALPFNVAVEIEGIFQIAP, encoded by the coding sequence ATGAGCGGACAATTCGAAGCGCGACTGGCGGAGATGGGCGTGAGCTTGCCCGAAAGCATGGCACCTGCGGCCAATTACGTACCGTTCGTGCAGGTGGGCGATACGCTTTATGTGTCGGGCCAGATCTCCATGGAGAACGGCCAGATGATGACCGGCAAGGTCGGCGCGGACCTGAGCGTGGAGGATGGCGCGGCGGCAGCGCGGGTCTGCGCGATCAACCTGCTCAGCCAGGTGAAGGTGGCCTGCGGCGGTGATCTGGACAAGCTGGTGCGCGTGGTTAAGTTGACCGGCTTCGTCAACTCGACCCCAGATTTCGGCGACCAGCCCAAGGTCATCAATGGCTGCTCGGATTTCCTGGTGGAAGCGCTGGGCGATGCGGGTCGCCATTCGCGCTCCGCCGTCAGTGCGGGCGCGCTTCCGTTCAACGTCGCGGTGGAGATCGAGGGCATCTTCCAGATCGCCCCATGA
- a CDS encoding glycerophosphodiester phosphodiesterase family protein — MSPSLPPIFLAAPLAHRGLHNRMQGIIENSAGAVRAAVAAGYGIEIDVQLTSDGAAMVFHDDRLDRLTGESGPIRGWASRDLSKIRLTGSEETVPTLPEVLAIVAGQVPLLIELKDQSGGTGSAPDELERAVAKALDGYAGPVAVMSFNPHMVANLAKRAPLVPRGITTDGYGEKEWPDLAADTLQQLREIAAFDTVGASFISHDWHDLSAPRVLDLKAQGIPILCWTVKSPADEVQARRVADNITFEGYLPGAAA, encoded by the coding sequence ATGAGCCCGTCGCTCCCGCCGATCTTCCTTGCTGCGCCGCTGGCCCATCGCGGCCTGCACAACCGGATGCAGGGCATCATCGAGAACAGCGCCGGGGCCGTGCGGGCCGCCGTCGCGGCCGGTTACGGGATCGAGATCGACGTGCAACTCACCTCCGACGGGGCGGCGATGGTGTTCCACGACGACCGGCTGGACCGGCTGACCGGTGAAAGCGGTCCGATCCGGGGATGGGCGTCCCGCGATCTATCGAAAATTCGCCTGACCGGGTCGGAGGAAACCGTGCCGACCCTGCCGGAGGTTCTGGCCATCGTCGCGGGGCAGGTGCCGCTATTGATCGAGTTGAAGGACCAATCGGGCGGCACGGGATCAGCCCCGGACGAATTGGAACGCGCGGTCGCCAAGGCGCTGGACGGCTATGCCGGTCCCGTCGCGGTGATGTCGTTCAATCCCCACATGGTCGCCAACCTTGCCAAACGTGCGCCATTGGTGCCGCGCGGGATCACCACCGACGGCTACGGGGAGAAGGAATGGCCCGACCTGGCTGCCGACACGCTGCAACAGCTGCGGGAGATTGCGGCCTTCGATACGGTGGGGGCGAGCTTCATCAGCCATGATTGGCACGACCTGTCGGCCCCCCGCGTGCTGGACCTGAAGGCGCAGGGCATTCCCATCCTGTGCTGGACGGTGAAAAGCCCCGCGGATGAGGTGCAGGCCCGCCGGGTCGCCGACAACATCACGTTCGAAGGCTACCTTCCGGGGGCCGCCGCCTGA